The Kocuria sp. TGY1127_2 genome includes a window with the following:
- a CDS encoding peptidoglycan bridge formation glycyltransferase FemA/FemB family protein, with protein sequence MRHFTARFATDQEIQHWDDHVTANPNGGNLLQSASFASVKSEHGWKPVYVVYEGITEARNDQGGTEEKEVTSYNLVLEKNIPFLGKIWYMIKGPDVWDIEDIPAVMDANKEFVRAEGLKVFAIKIEPDILDSEARSAFLKRAGLVKQFNIQPNDSTAVLKTDADEETVLKSLHSRGRNAVRRAKREGAEVERVELTEENMKKMFSLMDTVGQGHANVNLRSYEYYKQFWTTFARAGQGRLYFTYEDGEPSVGAYVIRYGRKGTYKDGGSKPRRQQYGDSHLVQWTALTDLMRDYGIEEYDFCGTPPKAELKNKEHSYYGLGLFKTSFTKTVIDFVGVYDQVLNPTAYKAWVTIVERVMRQIWWRRTQQPFY encoded by the coding sequence TTGCGACATTTCACCGCTCGATTCGCGACCGATCAAGAGATCCAACACTGGGATGACCATGTCACCGCAAACCCTAACGGTGGAAATCTCCTTCAATCCGCATCCTTTGCGTCGGTGAAGTCCGAGCACGGCTGGAAGCCCGTGTACGTGGTCTACGAGGGGATCACTGAGGCCCGGAATGATCAGGGCGGCACCGAGGAAAAAGAAGTCACGAGCTACAACCTCGTTCTCGAGAAGAATATCCCGTTCCTGGGCAAGATCTGGTACATGATCAAGGGGCCGGATGTGTGGGACATCGAAGATATCCCCGCCGTCATGGACGCGAACAAGGAATTCGTCCGCGCCGAGGGCCTCAAAGTGTTCGCGATCAAGATCGAGCCGGACATTCTTGATTCCGAGGCACGCAGCGCGTTCCTCAAACGCGCTGGACTGGTCAAGCAGTTCAATATCCAGCCGAACGACTCGACTGCCGTGCTCAAGACCGATGCGGATGAGGAGACCGTGCTCAAATCCCTTCACTCACGTGGCAGGAATGCGGTACGACGCGCTAAGCGAGAAGGCGCGGAGGTCGAACGTGTGGAGTTGACGGAAGAGAACATGAAGAAAATGTTCTCCCTGATGGACACGGTGGGGCAGGGGCACGCCAACGTGAATCTTCGGTCGTACGAGTACTACAAACAGTTCTGGACCACTTTTGCGCGCGCAGGTCAGGGCCGTCTGTACTTCACCTACGAAGACGGCGAACCTTCGGTCGGTGCGTACGTCATTCGATACGGGCGGAAAGGGACCTACAAAGATGGCGGCTCGAAACCTCGCCGTCAACAATACGGAGACTCGCACCTGGTCCAGTGGACTGCACTCACCGACTTGATGCGGGACTACGGCATTGAGGAGTATGACTTCTGCGGCACCCCGCCGAAGGCGGAACTGAAGAACAAAGAACACAGTTACTACGGGCTGGGCCTTTTCAAGACGAGTTTCACCAAGACGGTCATCGACTTCGTCGGGGTCTACGACCAAGTTCTGAATCCCACCGCATACAAGGCATGGGTCACGATCGTCGAAAGAGTCATGCGCCAGATTTGGTGGCGCCGTACGCAGCAGCCTTTCTACTAA
- a CDS encoding HPr family phosphocarrier protein, which produces MAERTATIASRVGLHARPAAIFAEAAGDLPVEVTIAAEGESADEAMDASSILSLMSLGAKHGDKVVLRAEGDGADEALDSLVKILETDHDAE; this is translated from the coding sequence ATGGCAGAACGTACCGCCACCATCGCCAGCCGAGTCGGCCTCCACGCTCGACCGGCCGCGATCTTCGCCGAGGCCGCCGGCGACCTCCCCGTTGAGGTCACCATCGCAGCCGAAGGCGAGTCGGCCGACGAGGCTATGGACGCATCGTCGATCCTGTCTCTCATGTCCTTGGGCGCAAAGCACGGAGACAAGGTTGTTCTCCGCGCCGAGGGCGACGGCGCAGATGAGGCTCTGGACAGCTTGGTCAAGATTCTCGAAACCGATCACGACGCCGAATAA
- the ptsP gene encoding phosphoenolpyruvate--protein phosphotransferase, protein MKKLTGVGVSAGRVIGPVLQMPEPIQEPAVGSTLADSETPESAVERLQNAATRVKENLKERAGRTSGNAAAVLKSTALMAGDKALLKNAGKLVTGKNYTPERAIWEAAGSYAEQMKALGGYMAQRVTDILDVRARIVAELSGQPAPGIPESEGAFILMAEDLAPADTATLDPEKVIALVTSDGGPQAHTAILARDLGLPAIVAATGATQVPDGTVVYVDATDGTVVTEPGDVEKRLAEKYANRKEIPEFDGKGILADGTEVPLYSNVGNGKAAQTAAENRAQGIGLFRTEFAFLNREEEPSVEEQKVEYKAVFDAFPGQHVVVRTLDAGADKPLPFLTDSTEPNPALGVRGYRTDWTTPGVLSRQLEAISAAAKESTAEIWVMAPMISTAPEARDFAKMLDEADLDVHGVMVETPSAAVTAEAVLQEVDFVSMGTNDLTQYTMAADRLLGALAELNNPWQPAVLKMIRLTVEGAERAEQSTGRPKTVSVCGEAAADPALAVVLVGLGVKALSMNTRSLPAVAAVLKSVTLEQAQQIAAKAMEARSAEETKDVARAELPILDDLGL, encoded by the coding sequence ATGAAGAAACTCACCGGAGTCGGCGTTTCAGCCGGCCGGGTCATCGGCCCTGTGTTGCAGATGCCCGAACCGATTCAGGAACCTGCCGTCGGATCGACGCTTGCAGATAGCGAAACGCCCGAAAGCGCAGTCGAGCGTCTGCAGAACGCGGCGACTCGCGTCAAGGAAAACCTCAAGGAGCGCGCCGGACGGACATCAGGCAATGCCGCTGCTGTGCTGAAGTCCACTGCCCTCATGGCCGGGGACAAGGCGTTGCTCAAGAATGCGGGCAAGCTCGTGACGGGGAAGAACTACACTCCCGAGCGGGCAATCTGGGAGGCCGCCGGATCGTATGCTGAGCAGATGAAAGCCTTGGGCGGCTACATGGCACAGCGCGTGACAGACATTTTGGATGTCCGGGCACGTATCGTCGCGGAGCTGTCGGGCCAACCTGCGCCGGGTATTCCCGAGTCGGAGGGCGCTTTCATCCTGATGGCAGAAGATCTTGCCCCCGCGGACACGGCGACGCTCGATCCCGAAAAGGTCATCGCGCTGGTCACCTCGGACGGTGGGCCCCAAGCCCATACCGCGATCCTCGCTCGCGATCTGGGTCTGCCTGCGATCGTGGCTGCAACAGGCGCGACCCAGGTGCCCGATGGCACCGTGGTGTACGTGGATGCGACCGACGGAACAGTTGTGACCGAGCCCGGCGACGTCGAGAAGCGTCTCGCTGAGAAGTACGCGAATCGCAAAGAGATTCCGGAATTCGACGGCAAGGGGATACTGGCCGACGGAACCGAGGTCCCGTTGTACTCCAATGTGGGCAACGGTAAGGCGGCGCAGACAGCGGCAGAGAACCGTGCCCAGGGCATCGGGCTCTTTCGTACCGAATTCGCTTTCCTGAACCGCGAGGAAGAACCCTCGGTCGAGGAACAGAAAGTCGAGTACAAGGCGGTATTCGACGCTTTTCCGGGCCAACACGTCGTCGTGCGGACCTTGGATGCCGGCGCCGACAAGCCTCTTCCATTCCTGACCGACTCGACTGAGCCGAATCCAGCGCTTGGAGTCCGTGGTTACCGCACGGACTGGACGACGCCGGGGGTTCTGAGTCGTCAGCTCGAGGCCATCTCGGCTGCGGCCAAGGAATCGACCGCGGAGATCTGGGTCATGGCACCCATGATTTCGACGGCTCCCGAAGCTCGGGACTTTGCCAAGATGCTCGACGAGGCAGACCTCGACGTGCACGGCGTCATGGTCGAGACACCGTCCGCTGCGGTGACAGCCGAGGCCGTTCTCCAAGAGGTGGACTTCGTCTCGATGGGAACCAACGATCTGACGCAGTACACGATGGCCGCGGATCGTTTGCTCGGTGCTTTGGCCGAGCTGAACAACCCGTGGCAGCCGGCCGTGCTGAAGATGATTCGCCTCACCGTCGAAGGCGCGGAGCGCGCCGAGCAGTCCACCGGTCGCCCGAAGACGGTGTCCGTATGCGGCGAAGCTGCAGCGGATCCGGCGCTTGCCGTGGTCCTCGTGGGGCTGGGCGTCAAGGCCCTGTCCATGAATACTCGTTCCTTGCCTGCGGTCGCCGCCGTGCTGAAATCCGTTACGCTGGAACAAGCACAACAGATCGCAGCCAAGGCCATGGAAGCGCGATCTGCTGAAGAGACTAAGGATGTGGCCCGCGCGGAGCTGCCCATCCTTGATGACCTCGGCCTGTAA
- a CDS encoding fructose-specific PTS transporter subunit EIIC, translating to MSALITADLVALDQNLGEDRFDLIKHLAERVVDAGRATSIDRLYADAKARESKTDTGIPGGIAIPHCRSEAVTEATLAMARPAPGVDFGAKDGPADLIFFIAAPEGADQEHLTLLSKLARSLVKKDFVAALREAKEPQQIVDLVNGALGLGDTGTKQDQKKDSTVAGSDASSEASASKAPSGEGSTALAAGATPVSSAGSAATETVPESNDKHVTGKRLVAVTACPTGIAHTYMAADSLAQSAEEMGIRLDVETQGSSGNEVLSQDVIDAADAVIFAVSVDVRDRERFAGKPVIESPVKRGIDEPGTMIEEAIQASDNPNARRVSGSKSEGSASSSDEGSWGGRIYRSLMTGVSYMIPFVAAGGLLVAISFILGGYEIANNANDILGISDGSVTGDGASLFNLGDTSLLQYLAAVANVIGNFAIGLLVPALAGYIAFGMAGRPGIAPGFAAGLVANTVGAGFLGGIVGGLLAGFAAYLLAKPKLPRWLAGMMPVVIIPLLATIISSGLMFLILGQPIAWVMTVLNDFLMSMSGASAVVLGLILGAMMGADLGGPINKAAYLFATAGLSAGTDVSKEIMAAVIASGMVTPLAMALATTLRKKYFTEAEVSNGRAAWLLGASFISEGAIPFAAADPLRVIPSSMVGSAIAGAICMGSHVASPAPHGGIWIVALVDNWPMYLISVVVGAIVTAVIYLVLKSLGKAKTGKEKADQVAAAS from the coding sequence ATGTCTGCACTCATCACAGCGGATCTTGTGGCTTTGGACCAGAACTTGGGAGAAGACCGGTTCGACCTCATCAAGCATCTTGCTGAAAGGGTCGTCGACGCGGGCCGAGCCACATCGATCGACCGCCTGTACGCGGACGCCAAGGCCCGCGAATCGAAAACCGACACGGGCATCCCCGGTGGGATTGCGATTCCGCATTGCCGATCCGAGGCTGTTACCGAAGCGACACTGGCCATGGCCCGCCCTGCGCCAGGCGTCGATTTCGGAGCAAAGGACGGCCCCGCTGACCTGATCTTCTTCATCGCCGCTCCCGAAGGAGCGGACCAGGAACATCTGACGCTCTTGTCCAAGTTGGCGCGCTCGCTCGTCAAAAAGGATTTTGTTGCTGCCCTGAGAGAAGCGAAGGAGCCTCAGCAGATCGTTGACCTCGTGAACGGGGCCTTGGGACTTGGCGACACTGGAACGAAGCAAGATCAGAAAAAGGATTCGACCGTTGCCGGATCCGACGCATCGTCGGAGGCCAGTGCATCGAAAGCTCCCTCGGGGGAAGGATCGACCGCGCTCGCGGCAGGCGCCACCCCGGTTTCTTCTGCGGGTTCCGCTGCGACGGAGACGGTTCCGGAGTCGAATGACAAGCACGTCACAGGCAAGCGGTTGGTCGCCGTGACCGCTTGCCCTACGGGCATTGCGCACACATACATGGCGGCAGATTCTTTGGCGCAATCAGCCGAGGAAATGGGCATCCGCCTCGATGTGGAGACCCAGGGGTCGTCAGGGAACGAAGTTCTTTCCCAGGATGTCATCGATGCGGCCGACGCGGTTATCTTCGCGGTTTCGGTGGATGTTCGAGACCGGGAGAGATTCGCGGGGAAGCCTGTGATCGAGTCGCCCGTCAAACGAGGCATCGATGAGCCCGGAACCATGATTGAGGAGGCCATCCAAGCCTCCGACAACCCCAATGCCCGACGCGTATCCGGTTCAAAGTCCGAAGGGTCGGCATCGAGCTCGGATGAGGGATCATGGGGCGGACGCATCTATCGCTCGCTCATGACCGGCGTGTCCTACATGATTCCGTTCGTGGCGGCCGGCGGTTTGCTGGTCGCGATTTCCTTCATCCTCGGCGGCTACGAGATCGCAAATAATGCGAACGACATTCTCGGGATTTCCGACGGATCGGTGACCGGCGACGGAGCCTCACTCTTCAACCTGGGCGATACGAGCTTGCTGCAGTACCTCGCTGCGGTCGCCAACGTTATCGGCAACTTCGCAATCGGGCTTCTCGTTCCGGCCTTGGCAGGCTACATCGCCTTCGGCATGGCGGGACGGCCGGGCATCGCGCCTGGCTTCGCGGCCGGTCTGGTCGCCAACACCGTGGGCGCGGGCTTCCTCGGTGGCATCGTCGGTGGTCTGTTGGCGGGCTTTGCGGCCTATCTGTTGGCCAAGCCGAAGCTGCCCCGGTGGCTCGCAGGCATGATGCCTGTGGTCATCATCCCGTTGCTGGCGACAATCATTTCGAGCGGTTTGATGTTCCTCATTCTGGGACAGCCGATCGCGTGGGTTATGACGGTACTCAACGATTTCCTGATGTCGATGTCGGGAGCTTCGGCCGTTGTTCTCGGCCTGATTCTAGGCGCCATGATGGGTGCGGACCTCGGAGGCCCGATCAACAAGGCCGCGTACCTCTTCGCGACCGCGGGGCTTTCGGCCGGAACGGATGTTTCCAAGGAAATCATGGCAGCCGTGATCGCCTCCGGAATGGTCACTCCGCTGGCCATGGCACTCGCCACGACCCTCCGCAAGAAATACTTCACCGAAGCCGAGGTCTCCAACGGACGCGCGGCGTGGTTGTTGGGCGCTTCGTTCATCTCGGAGGGCGCGATCCCCTTCGCTGCGGCCGATCCACTGCGCGTTATACCGTCCTCGATGGTCGGGAGCGCGATTGCGGGCGCGATCTGCATGGGTTCGCACGTGGCATCCCCGGCACCTCACGGGGGTATCTGGATCGTGGCCCTCGTGGATAATTGGCCCATGTACCTGATTTCGGTCGTGGTGGGAGCCATTGTGACCGCCGTGATTTACCTGGTTCTCAAGAGCCTCGGAAAAGCCAAAACCGGCAAGGAAAAAGCCGACCAGGTAGCGGCAGCTTCCTGA
- a CDS encoding 1-phosphofructokinase family hexose kinase, translating into MIVTLTANPSLDRTVEIPAGLARGTVIRATRSVADPGGKGVNIARALSVSGVETVAVLPGDDGDPVLAGLTEANVRYSNLSTGYPIRTNVTIAEPDGTTTKINAPGDPFDERSQRELTRLLINEAKGASWLVLAGSLPPGVPSDYYAVVSRAVREGLGAQAPRVAVDTSGAALRDTLNGQDGLPNLIKPNSEELAELVGRAGAWEILESDPVETARTAQDLVDRGVESVLATLGSKGAVLVNAQGAWHAQHAPIKARSTVGAGDCSLAGFLLADEAGQAPHECLAQAVAHGSAAASLPGTQVPSLQDTTPEEVTVTKIG; encoded by the coding sequence ATGATCGTTACATTGACAGCCAATCCCAGCCTTGATCGCACCGTCGAGATCCCGGCCGGATTGGCACGGGGAACAGTCATCCGCGCGACTCGCTCCGTGGCGGACCCCGGTGGCAAGGGCGTCAATATTGCGCGTGCGCTGAGCGTCAGTGGCGTGGAAACGGTCGCAGTCCTGCCCGGAGACGACGGTGATCCCGTGCTCGCTGGACTGACCGAAGCCAACGTGAGGTATTCGAACCTCTCAACCGGATACCCCATCCGAACCAACGTGACCATCGCGGAACCGGACGGTACGACGACCAAGATCAATGCACCTGGCGACCCTTTCGACGAGCGGTCACAACGCGAGCTGACCCGGCTTCTCATCAATGAAGCGAAGGGAGCCAGCTGGCTGGTCCTGGCCGGTTCGTTGCCTCCCGGGGTCCCCAGCGACTATTACGCGGTAGTTTCCCGAGCAGTTCGGGAAGGTCTCGGCGCTCAGGCGCCGCGCGTCGCGGTCGACACCTCGGGAGCCGCGCTGCGTGACACCCTCAATGGCCAGGACGGGTTGCCCAACCTGATTAAGCCGAACTCTGAAGAGCTTGCCGAGCTGGTTGGCCGGGCCGGCGCGTGGGAGATCCTGGAATCGGACCCCGTGGAAACCGCCCGCACGGCCCAGGACCTGGTGGATCGCGGTGTCGAATCCGTACTCGCGACCCTCGGTTCCAAGGGCGCCGTTCTGGTCAACGCCCAAGGCGCCTGGCACGCTCAGCACGCACCGATCAAGGCGCGAAGCACCGTCGGAGCAGGTGACTGCTCTCTGGCCGGATTCCTCTTGGCCGATGAGGCGGGACAGGCCCCACACGAATGCCTGGCCCAAGCTGTTGCCCACGGCTCCGCGGCTGCATCGCTGCCCGGAACACAGGTGCCTTCGCTCCAGGACACCACGCCCGAAGAAGTGACCGTCACCAAAATCGGGTGA
- a CDS encoding DeoR/GlpR family DNA-binding transcription regulator yields MFAEERRAEIAKLVSSARRVNGAELARRYDVTMETVRRDLAALEADGKLRRVHGGAVTVEQSTAVESSISSRQTVNTPEKQRIASRAYQLLQDADAGAVVLDAGSTTEILADLIASADFSLKSGADRLIVTHALHIAVKLAEADGIVLDLVGGQLRKMTWAAVGTRAAEHFSTIRPDIALIGVNGLDEEFGLSTPGLNEAIVKTAIVRSARRVVLLCDSAKFGQESLVRFAGLPDIDALITDKAPEGSLAAALEEANVEVLIA; encoded by the coding sequence ATGTTCGCTGAAGAACGACGGGCGGAGATCGCCAAGCTGGTCAGCAGCGCCCGGCGAGTGAATGGTGCCGAATTGGCTCGTCGCTACGACGTCACGATGGAAACCGTGCGCCGTGACCTTGCAGCTCTCGAAGCGGATGGCAAATTGCGCCGTGTGCACGGTGGGGCCGTCACCGTTGAGCAGTCCACCGCCGTGGAATCCAGTATTTCCTCCCGGCAGACCGTCAATACCCCCGAAAAGCAGCGCATCGCTTCCCGGGCATATCAGCTGTTGCAGGATGCAGATGCCGGAGCCGTGGTCCTGGACGCCGGCTCGACAACTGAAATCCTCGCCGACCTGATCGCTAGCGCTGATTTTTCTCTCAAATCCGGCGCAGACCGACTCATCGTCACCCATGCACTGCACATCGCGGTCAAACTTGCAGAGGCCGACGGTATCGTTCTCGACCTGGTCGGGGGGCAACTGCGCAAGATGACTTGGGCGGCCGTGGGGACCCGGGCCGCCGAACACTTTTCGACCATCCGCCCAGATATCGCCCTGATCGGCGTCAACGGACTCGACGAAGAGTTCGGGCTTTCGACTCCTGGATTGAACGAGGCAATCGTCAAGACCGCGATCGTGCGTTCCGCACGTCGCGTGGTCTTGTTGTGCGATTCGGCCAAATTCGGGCAGGAGTCGCTCGTGAGGTTCGCGGGCCTGCCTGATATTGACGCGCTCATCACTGACAAGGCACCGGAAGGGTCCTTGGCCGCCGCCCTCGAAGAAGCGAACGTAGAGGTTCTCATCGCATGA
- a CDS encoding histidine phosphatase family protein: MSQEQAEKSALNGRLVVVRHGQTDWNKAGKMQGSSDIPLNDTGRAQAHEAGQYLADQGEFWNYLGASPLSRAQETARIIGQHVGLSNIETVPGVIERAYGDAEGQVLSFEDSRHPQDLYHGVEPEAEVYRRGVEAFKQLILQHPGQNLLVVSHGTLIRRVLLATTPGDWTEHVPNATPIEVDIEGLFAWDPESLVLN, translated from the coding sequence GTGAGCCAAGAGCAAGCCGAAAAATCTGCGCTGAACGGGCGGCTCGTCGTCGTGCGGCATGGTCAAACCGACTGGAACAAAGCCGGAAAGATGCAAGGCAGTTCTGACATCCCGCTGAATGACACCGGCCGAGCGCAGGCACACGAAGCGGGGCAGTATCTTGCCGACCAGGGCGAGTTCTGGAATTACCTGGGTGCCTCGCCGTTGTCCCGTGCACAGGAGACCGCACGGATCATCGGCCAGCACGTAGGACTGAGCAACATCGAAACGGTTCCGGGCGTTATCGAACGTGCATACGGAGACGCCGAAGGGCAGGTGCTGAGCTTCGAAGACTCACGCCATCCTCAAGATCTCTACCATGGTGTCGAGCCGGAAGCGGAGGTCTACCGCAGAGGCGTAGAGGCTTTCAAGCAACTCATCCTCCAGCATCCAGGCCAGAATCTGCTCGTGGTGAGCCACGGAACGCTCATCCGTCGAGTTCTTCTGGCGACGACGCCGGGAGATTGGACGGAACACGTTCCCAATGCGACCCCGATCGAAGTCGACATCGAAGGTCTCTTCGCTTGGGACCCGGAGTCGTTGGTCCTGAACTGA
- a CDS encoding LysR family transcriptional regulator — translation MNMNRLPELSAWILLEEVDRRGSLGAAARSLGMTQQAASSKVRAAERLLGIDMFVRSPRGVATTATGRNVLDAAAGLLEGARSLAESVEVAREGASKRLRVSASNTVVEHYLPSWTGEMLRRNPSVRIDVIAANSREVMRDVASADVELGFIETPERPGGERSAEILREESRWHTKLSARTVAWDHIVLAVVPEHPWAVTPPSLQRVRETAVLLRENGSGTRRAVEQALPGMVAPAAEVGSLSAMWRTARATGIPAFLPLRAMDEPLVAVDVEGLQVGRPIRAIWRRGHSLSALASSLVAAAENSEAVASK, via the coding sequence ATGAACATGAACCGCCTGCCCGAGCTCTCGGCGTGGATTCTGCTGGAGGAGGTGGACCGAAGAGGCAGCCTCGGAGCCGCGGCGCGATCCTTGGGGATGACTCAGCAGGCAGCTTCGTCAAAGGTCCGCGCCGCCGAGCGACTCCTCGGAATCGACATGTTCGTCCGCTCCCCCCGAGGGGTTGCGACGACCGCGACCGGCCGAAACGTGCTCGATGCCGCGGCTGGACTGCTCGAAGGGGCTCGTTCACTGGCAGAGAGCGTCGAAGTGGCACGTGAAGGAGCATCCAAGCGGCTGAGAGTCTCCGCCAGTAACACGGTGGTCGAGCACTACCTGCCGTCCTGGACGGGGGAGATGCTCAGAAGAAACCCCTCGGTGAGAATCGATGTGATCGCGGCGAATTCACGCGAAGTCATGCGTGACGTGGCCTCGGCCGACGTCGAGCTCGGATTCATCGAGACGCCCGAGCGGCCCGGCGGGGAACGAAGTGCGGAGATACTCCGCGAGGAGTCACGGTGGCACACCAAATTGTCGGCCCGTACGGTCGCTTGGGATCACATTGTGCTCGCCGTCGTGCCAGAACATCCGTGGGCCGTGACCCCGCCGAGCCTCCAGCGGGTGAGAGAAACAGCCGTGCTTCTCCGAGAGAACGGATCGGGAACTCGAAGAGCCGTGGAACAAGCCCTTCCAGGCATGGTCGCTCCGGCCGCCGAGGTGGGCTCGCTGTCGGCCATGTGGAGGACCGCGCGGGCGACTGGGATACCGGCGTTTCTTCCTCTCAGAGCGATGGACGAACCTCTTGTTGCCGTCGATGTCGAAGGTCTGCAGGTGGGGCGTCCCATACGGGCCATATGGCGGCGCGGGCACAGTCTTTCCGCGCTCGCCAGCTCATTGGTGGCCGCCGCGGAGAATTCTGAGGCCGTGGCTTCGAAATGA
- a CDS encoding TDT family transporter, with product MLLSAQQKDIEGRHAPRATRPSQAVVPAGPAWFGAVMGTSLFANLTQIHGVPGVPIVLFVAGWVLLAILSIGFVLRCLRSPRTFKDSFTKHSEVTAWGMVSMGYLSVGSSTPTVLSSWMPGLTSVAWSVDWVMWTIGTAIGLVAAVGFAAKLMKGHTESPLPAWGLPIVAPMVTATTGAQLVSHAHSLVGAVFTGVLSGGSFFVALSMGIAIFAIAYAHAWRQEPLPLAAAASAFIPLGIVGQSTAAAQSLSTAAQPLLQPDVVDALARLAHIYGVVVLVIGIPVFLWAAFTTYRGFARGMPFTPGWWAMTFPVGTCSLGTHLMGWDVLSAVLLLVLAAHWCVAATGTVMNLARGLSTEIPARR from the coding sequence ATGCTACTTTCCGCGCAACAAAAAGACATTGAAGGACGTCACGCCCCCCGCGCCACCAGGCCATCGCAGGCCGTTGTTCCGGCAGGTCCGGCTTGGTTCGGGGCCGTCATGGGCACCTCTCTGTTCGCGAATCTGACTCAGATTCATGGCGTACCCGGCGTCCCGATCGTACTTTTTGTCGCGGGATGGGTTCTTCTGGCGATACTCTCGATCGGATTCGTGCTGCGTTGCCTCCGTTCCCCCAGGACATTCAAGGACTCCTTTACCAAGCACTCGGAGGTCACCGCCTGGGGCATGGTTTCAATGGGCTATTTATCGGTCGGTTCCTCAACCCCTACCGTTCTGTCTTCCTGGATGCCGGGGCTCACCTCTGTCGCGTGGAGCGTCGACTGGGTGATGTGGACGATCGGCACGGCGATCGGTTTGGTCGCGGCCGTCGGGTTTGCGGCGAAACTCATGAAAGGCCACACGGAAAGCCCTCTGCCGGCGTGGGGGCTTCCGATCGTTGCACCGATGGTCACCGCGACGACGGGCGCACAGCTGGTCTCGCACGCCCACTCTCTGGTCGGCGCGGTATTCACCGGGGTCCTCTCGGGCGGCAGCTTCTTCGTTGCACTGTCCATGGGCATCGCAATTTTTGCCATTGCCTACGCACACGCGTGGAGGCAGGAGCCCCTGCCCTTGGCCGCCGCGGCCTCGGCTTTCATCCCACTGGGGATTGTGGGACAGTCCACCGCAGCGGCGCAGTCGCTCTCGACCGCCGCACAACCGCTTCTGCAGCCCGACGTCGTCGATGCATTGGCGCGCCTCGCCCACATCTACGGGGTCGTAGTGCTCGTTATTGGAATACCGGTTTTCCTGTGGGCCGCTTTCACGACATACCGCGGATTCGCCCGAGGAATGCCTTTCACACCCGGCTGGTGGGCCATGACCTTCCCCGTCGGAACCTGCAGCCTCGGGACCCACCTCATGGGATGGGACGTCTTGTCCGCAGTACTATTGCTGGTTCTGGCGGCGCATTGGTGCGTCGCCGCGACGGGGACCGTCATGAACCTCGCTCGGGGTCTTTCTACGGAGATACCTGCCCGCCGTTGA
- a CDS encoding SDR family oxidoreductase yields the protein MTQPNTQNHTSTDQLEFQNPVTRFPTIEPPKQHQPEPGLDAELIPQADRGEKTYRGTGRLEGRKALITGADSGIGAAVAIAFSREGADVALNYLPDEETDAQYIKELLEKEGRVVHLLAGDLLDHEFCRTVVDEAHEKLGGLDILVNNAGKQVVTEGLEGLSDEELEATYDVNILAMFRITRQALKYLPAGSSIVNSTSIQAYEPSPHIMHYASTKAAINNFSKGLSQDLAPKGIRVNAVAPGPIWTPLQVSDGQPKEALPKFGQNTPIGRAGQPTELAPAYVFLASSESSYVIGETLNVNGGQVSP from the coding sequence ATGACTCAGCCGAATACGCAGAACCACACATCAACAGATCAGTTGGAATTCCAGAACCCCGTCACTCGCTTCCCCACGATCGAGCCCCCGAAGCAGCACCAGCCGGAGCCCGGCCTGGATGCAGAACTGATCCCTCAGGCGGATCGAGGAGAAAAAACCTACCGTGGAACGGGACGCCTGGAAGGCCGAAAGGCGCTCATCACCGGTGCCGATTCGGGCATCGGTGCGGCCGTTGCGATCGCTTTCTCGCGCGAGGGCGCCGACGTCGCGCTGAATTATCTCCCCGACGAGGAAACGGACGCTCAGTACATCAAGGAGCTTCTTGAGAAGGAAGGGCGCGTCGTCCATCTCTTGGCGGGCGACCTGCTGGACCACGAATTCTGCCGTACCGTGGTCGACGAGGCCCACGAGAAGCTGGGCGGGCTGGATATATTGGTCAACAACGCGGGAAAACAGGTCGTGACCGAAGGGCTCGAAGGGTTGAGTGACGAAGAACTCGAAGCCACGTACGACGTCAACATCCTTGCGATGTTCCGTATCACCCGACAGGCCCTGAAGTACCTTCCGGCAGGCTCCTCGATCGTGAACTCGACGTCGATTCAGGCATATGAGCCATCGCCGCACATCATGCATTACGCATCCACCAAGGCAGCCATCAACAACTTCTCCAAAGGGCTGAGCCAAGATCTGGCACCGAAAGGCATACGGGTCAATGCGGTTGCACCCGGCCCGATTTGGACCCCATTGCAGGTCAGCGACGGCCAGCCCAAGGAGGCTTTGCCGAAGTTCGGCCAGAACACTCCCATCGGCCGTGCGGGGCAACCGACCGAACTGGCTCCCGCTTACGTGTTCTTGGCATCTTCCGAATCCAGTTATGTCATCGGTGAGACGCTCAACGTCAACGGCGGGCAGGTATCTCCGTAG